The following proteins are encoded in a genomic region of Mycolicibacterium rutilum:
- a CDS encoding proline dehydrogenase family protein, with amino-acid sequence MSGLFARVARPLILSASRRDGLRRTAERLPVTREVVHRFVPGDTVADALTAVARLRDSHRLVSVDVLGEDVTDVEDANRNVDTYLELLDGLAGRAEGPGAVPTLEVSVKLSALGQALGRDGEKIALDNARAICERALRAGVWVTVDAEDHTTTDSTLSVVRELHADFDWVGTVLQAYLKRTPADCEQFAHTRIRLCKGAYDEPASVAYREPAEITDSYLRCLRTLIAGDGYPMVASHDPVIVAAVPALAAEFDRGSDRYEYQMLYGIRDAEQRRLTDAGSSVRVYVPFGTQWYGYLVRRLAERPANLMFFLRALLDRPAG; translated from the coding sequence ATGAGCGGCCTGTTCGCGCGGGTGGCGCGGCCGCTGATCCTGTCGGCGAGCCGGCGTGACGGTCTGCGCCGGACCGCCGAGCGGCTGCCGGTCACGCGGGAGGTCGTGCACCGGTTCGTGCCGGGGGACACGGTCGCTGACGCCCTGACTGCCGTTGCCCGACTGCGGGATTCGCACCGGCTGGTGTCGGTCGACGTCCTCGGAGAGGACGTGACCGACGTCGAGGACGCGAACCGCAACGTCGACACCTACCTGGAACTGCTCGACGGGCTGGCCGGCCGCGCCGAGGGTCCGGGAGCCGTGCCCACGCTCGAGGTGTCGGTGAAGCTGTCGGCGCTCGGGCAGGCGCTGGGCAGGGACGGGGAGAAGATCGCGCTGGACAATGCCCGCGCGATCTGCGAGCGCGCGCTGCGTGCAGGTGTTTGGGTGACGGTCGACGCCGAGGACCACACCACCACCGATTCGACGCTGTCGGTGGTGCGGGAGTTGCACGCCGACTTCGACTGGGTGGGAACGGTTCTGCAGGCCTACCTCAAGCGCACGCCCGCGGATTGTGAACAGTTCGCGCACACCCGGATCCGATTGTGCAAGGGCGCCTACGACGAACCGGCGTCGGTCGCCTACCGGGAACCGGCCGAGATCACCGACTCCTATCTGCGGTGTCTTCGGACGCTGATTGCGGGTGACGGCTACCCGATGGTCGCCTCCCACGACCCGGTGATCGTCGCCGCCGTGCCGGCGCTGGCGGCCGAATTCGACCGGGGCAGCGACCGTTACGAGTACCAGATGCTCTACGGCATCCGCGACGCCGAGCAGCGCAGGCTCACCGATGCGGGGAGCTCCGTGCGGGTCTACGTTCCGTTCGGGACGCAGTGGTACGGATACCTCGTGCGCAGGCTGGCCGAACGTCCCGCGAACCTGATGTTCTTCCTGCGGGCGCTGCTGGACCGGCCGGCGGGTTAG